One Comamonas endophytica DNA window includes the following coding sequences:
- a CDS encoding (R)-mandelonitrile lyase encodes MKKTLLNAALCAAAMQAGAAGAAEEKSNAPQEITRAGAQPSVAGPAQYFTGRVRVEPVWPANGDINASGGMVTFEPGARSAWHTHPRGQRLLVTSGVGRTQEWGGPVQEIRAGDVLWCPPGVKHWHGAAPHTAMTHLAVTGTTPDGKNVQWMEKVSDAQYQGQ; translated from the coding sequence ATGAAGAAAACCCTTTTGAACGCCGCCCTGTGCGCCGCGGCAATGCAGGCCGGCGCGGCCGGTGCCGCCGAGGAAAAAAGCAACGCGCCGCAGGAGATCACACGCGCCGGCGCCCAGCCCTCCGTGGCCGGCCCGGCGCAATATTTCACCGGGCGCGTGCGCGTCGAGCCCGTGTGGCCGGCCAATGGCGACATCAATGCCTCGGGCGGCATGGTCACCTTCGAGCCCGGCGCGCGTTCCGCCTGGCATACCCACCCCAGGGGCCAGCGCCTGCTGGTCACCTCGGGCGTGGGCCGCACCCAGGAATGGGGCGGGCCGGTGCAGGAGATACGCGCCGGCGACGTGCTGTGGTGCCCGCCGGGCGTGAAGCACTGGCATGGCGCCGCGCCCCATACCGCGATGACCCACCTGGCGGTGACCGGCACCACGCCCGATGGCAAGAACGTTCAATGGATGGAGAAGGTCAGCGATGCGCAATACCAAGGCCAATAA
- a CDS encoding LysR family transcriptional regulator encodes MPKIPLNDLQAFVTVARERSFTRAAAQLGMSRSALSHAMRALEERLGVRLLTRTTRSVSATEAGARLLAGVAPRLQEIELELGSLSALRDRPAGTVRITAHDHAIVTALWPRLLPLMHEYPEVRIELSVDYAMTDIAAQRFDAGVRTGNRVAQDMVAVPIAPPLRMAVAASPEYLAGKALPKTPHDLMQHRCVNLRLPTHGGLYAWDFERKGQALAVRVQGQATFNNTFLMLQAAVEGMGFAYVPFDTMEQHIAAGRLVPVLEDWWPTFPGYHLYYASRRQIAPALALVVEALRWRGP; translated from the coding sequence ATGCCAAAGATCCCGTTGAACGACCTGCAGGCCTTCGTCACCGTGGCGCGCGAGCGCAGCTTCACGCGCGCCGCGGCGCAGCTGGGCATGTCGCGCTCGGCGCTGAGCCACGCCATGCGCGCGCTGGAAGAACGCCTGGGCGTGCGCCTGCTGACGCGCACGACCCGCAGCGTCTCGGCCACCGAGGCTGGCGCGCGGCTGCTGGCCGGGGTCGCGCCGCGCTTGCAGGAGATCGAGCTGGAGCTGGGCTCGCTGTCCGCGCTGCGCGACAGGCCCGCGGGCACGGTGCGCATCACCGCGCACGACCATGCGATCGTCACCGCGCTGTGGCCCCGGCTGCTGCCGCTGATGCACGAGTATCCAGAGGTGCGGATCGAGCTCAGCGTGGATTACGCGATGACCGATATCGCCGCGCAGCGCTTCGATGCCGGCGTGCGCACCGGCAACCGCGTGGCGCAGGACATGGTGGCCGTGCCGATCGCGCCGCCGCTGCGCATGGCGGTGGCCGCGTCGCCGGAATATCTGGCGGGCAAGGCGCTGCCCAAGACGCCGCACGATCTCATGCAGCACCGCTGCGTGAACCTGCGCCTGCCCACGCATGGCGGGCTGTATGCCTGGGACTTCGAACGCAAGGGGCAGGCGCTTGCCGTGCGCGTGCAGGGCCAGGCCACCTTCAACAACACCTTCCTGATGCTGCAGGCGGCCGTGGAGGGCATGGGCTTCGCCTATGTGCCTTTCGACACCATGGAGCAGCACATCGCCGCGGGCCGGCTGGTGCCGGTGCTCGAGGACTGGTGGCCCACCTTCCCCGGCTACCACCTCTACTACGCCAGCCGCCGGCAGATCGCCCCGGCGCTGGCGCTGGTGGTGGAGGCGCTGCGCTGGCGCGGGCCCTAG
- a CDS encoding LysR substrate-binding domain-containing protein: MAVARAGSIVRAAGEQSIAASALGRRLAALERSFGTALLIRSSRGVALTEAGRMVYERGLRIDEELESLVREVRSLGSELAGTVRLYANMSAIVGALPERLGRFRQQYPNVQVSLHEADTRDVIRACLDDRADLGIGVHSDVPAGMELWHFAADPLQVVFPADHALAQAPSVGFAQVLVYPVIGVHQGGALDRLLHERAQALHRRFEPEVSVSSFDAVHRMVQAGLGIAVVPLSALPTFGEQSALVHRPLGDAWAERMLALYALRRTPQPRAVQTLIQMLQG; this comes from the coding sequence GTGGCCGTGGCCCGCGCCGGCTCCATCGTGCGCGCGGCCGGCGAGCAGAGCATTGCCGCGTCGGCGCTCGGCCGGCGCCTGGCGGCGCTGGAGCGCAGCTTCGGCACGGCGCTGCTGATCCGCTCGTCGCGCGGCGTGGCGCTCACCGAGGCGGGGCGCATGGTCTACGAGCGCGGGCTGCGCATCGACGAGGAACTGGAATCGCTGGTGCGCGAGGTCAGGAGCCTGGGCAGCGAGCTGGCGGGCACGGTGCGGCTGTACGCCAACATGTCGGCCATCGTCGGCGCCCTGCCCGAGCGGCTGGGGCGCTTCAGGCAGCAGTATCCCAACGTCCAGGTATCGCTGCACGAGGCCGATACCCGGGATGTGATCCGCGCCTGCCTCGACGACCGCGCGGATCTTGGCATCGGCGTGCATTCCGATGTGCCTGCGGGCATGGAGCTGTGGCACTTCGCGGCCGACCCGCTGCAGGTGGTGTTTCCCGCGGACCATGCCCTGGCGCAGGCGCCCTCGGTGGGCTTCGCGCAGGTGCTGGTGTACCCGGTCATCGGCGTGCACCAGGGCGGCGCGCTCGACCGCCTGCTGCACGAGCGCGCGCAGGCGCTGCACCGGCGCTTCGAGCCCGAGGTCTCGGTCAGCAGCTTCGATGCGGTGCACCGCATGGTGCAGGCCGGGCTGGGCATTGCCGTGGTGCCGCTCAGCGCATTGCCCACGTTTGGCGAGCAATCGGCGCTGGTCCACCGGCCCCTGGGCGATGCCTGGGCCGAGCGCATGCTGGCGCTGTATGCACTGCGGCGCACGCCGCAGCCGCGCGCGGTGCAGACGTTGATACAGATGCTGCAGGGCTGA
- a CDS encoding aconitase family protein — MQAIQPALRFSPHILYLSQQPEAVKSALAGARRTLADAGPLRDDVSTDEITPIAILTHFDEKLGGYPYTGLRVGGEAPIGVNAMRASGIEVVVAGKRYGKGSSREHSPAAEKLAGVRLVIAESFERIYRQNADNIGLFTSTDFGLIERIQAGQEIAIDELVAGRDALAAAILRGGGLLAFGQRHLREVMPAPAAAAEKPQTLFEKIVARHALATAVTSAAPAVGDGAFVRADWRFIHEYYTGMAAHMLHAAFGRPLALRDPESIIVFEDHTSYVEESPAHVIGGLVPNVQRMVQAQRDFASDYRLRSHRTLTEAEARLDDGSNVAGISHALVAEHYALPGQLVVGTDSHTPHSGALGCVAFGVGTTDMANAFVTGAVRLTMPASVRVVLDGQLRAGVTAKDIVLQLLALPYIRSGGGVGKVFEFTGTAVAQLRTDERATLTNMCAELGGFTGIVAPDAETRRFLRERRGVEFEIEGWMHSDAGAHYAHSIELDCAAVPPMVAAPGDPGNGMALSEAEAGIRIDIAYGGSCTAGKREDFDHYHEVLRWAADRGLRVAPGVQLFLQFGTTAVRDHCIAAGYLDAFERVGARILQPSCGACGNCGPGGSSRADQVTVSAINRNFPGRGGPGNVWLASPPTVAASAIAGELMGFAALQQRYHKKETSDEHFPDQTPGAASAAGVDDSAAAGSPCTAGA, encoded by the coding sequence ATGCAAGCCATTCAGCCAGCACTCCGTTTCTCGCCTCATATCCTGTATCTGAGCCAGCAGCCCGAGGCCGTCAAAAGCGCCCTGGCCGGCGCCCGCCGCACGCTGGCCGATGCCGGCCCGCTGCGCGACGATGTCTCCACCGACGAAATCACTCCCATTGCCATCCTGACCCACTTCGACGAGAAGCTGGGCGGCTATCCCTATACCGGCCTGCGCGTCGGCGGCGAGGCGCCGATCGGCGTCAATGCCATGCGCGCCAGCGGCATCGAGGTGGTGGTGGCGGGCAAGCGCTATGGCAAGGGCTCGTCGCGCGAGCACAGCCCCGCGGCCGAGAAACTGGCCGGCGTGCGCCTGGTCATCGCCGAGAGCTTCGAGCGCATCTACCGCCAGAATGCCGACAACATCGGGCTGTTCACCTCCACCGACTTCGGCCTGATCGAGCGCATCCAGGCCGGACAAGAGATTGCCATCGATGAGCTGGTCGCGGGGCGCGACGCGCTGGCCGCCGCCATCCTGCGCGGCGGCGGTTTACTGGCCTTCGGGCAGCGCCATCTGCGCGAGGTGATGCCGGCGCCAGCGGCGGCAGCGGAAAAACCGCAGACGCTGTTCGAGAAGATCGTTGCCCGGCATGCGCTGGCAACGGCGGTGACATCGGCGGCGCCAGCCGTGGGCGACGGCGCCTTTGTGCGCGCCGACTGGCGCTTCATCCACGAGTACTACACCGGCATGGCCGCGCACATGCTGCATGCGGCATTCGGCCGCCCGCTGGCGCTGCGCGACCCGGAATCGATCATCGTCTTCGAGGACCACACCTCCTATGTGGAGGAAAGCCCGGCGCATGTGATCGGCGGCCTGGTGCCCAACGTGCAGCGCATGGTGCAGGCGCAGCGCGATTTCGCCAGCGATTACCGGCTGCGCAGCCACCGCACGCTGACCGAGGCCGAGGCGCGGCTCGACGATGGCAGCAACGTCGCCGGCATCTCGCATGCGCTGGTGGCCGAGCACTATGCGCTGCCGGGGCAGCTGGTGGTGGGCACCGACTCGCACACCCCGCACAGCGGCGCGCTGGGCTGCGTGGCCTTTGGCGTGGGCACCACGGACATGGCGAACGCCTTCGTCACCGGCGCGGTGCGGCTGACCATGCCGGCCAGCGTGCGCGTGGTGCTGGACGGACAGCTGCGCGCCGGGGTCACGGCCAAGGACATCGTGCTGCAGCTGCTGGCCCTGCCCTATATCCGCTCGGGCGGCGGCGTGGGCAAGGTGTTCGAGTTCACGGGCACCGCTGTCGCGCAGCTGCGCACCGACGAGCGCGCGACGCTGACCAACATGTGCGCCGAGCTCGGCGGCTTCACCGGCATCGTCGCGCCCGATGCCGAGACCCGGCGCTTCCTGCGCGAGCGCCGCGGCGTGGAATTCGAGATCGAGGGCTGGATGCACAGCGATGCCGGTGCGCACTACGCCCACAGCATCGAACTCGACTGCGCTGCGGTGCCGCCGATGGTGGCCGCGCCGGGCGATCCGGGCAACGGCATGGCGCTCTCCGAAGCCGAGGCCGGCATACGCATCGACATTGCCTATGGCGGCTCGTGCACCGCGGGCAAGCGCGAGGATTTCGACCATTACCACGAAGTGCTGCGCTGGGCCGCGGACCGCGGGCTGCGCGTGGCGCCCGGGGTGCAGCTGTTCCTGCAGTTCGGCACCACTGCCGTGCGCGACCACTGCATTGCCGCCGGCTACCTCGATGCCTTCGAGCGCGTGGGCGCGCGCATCCTGCAGCCGTCCTGCGGCGCCTGCGGCAACTGCGGGCCGGGGGGCTCGTCACGCGCCGACCAGGTCACGGTGAGCGCCATCAACCGCAACTTTCCCGGGCGCGGCGGCCCGGGAAATGTCTGGCTCGCCAGCCCGCCCACCGTGGCCGCCAGCGCCATCGCCGGAGAGCTGATGGGCTTTGCCGCGCTGCAACAGAGATACCACAAAAAGGAGACAAGCGATGAGCATTTCCCGGACCAAACGCCTGGCGCTGCAAGCGCTGCTGGTGTCGATGACTCCGCTGCCGCTGGCAGCCCTTGCACAGCCGGCGCCTAG
- a CDS encoding Bug family tripartite tricarboxylate transporter substrate binding protein: MSISRTKRLALQALLVSMTPLPLAALAQPAPSDRPVRVVVPLAAGSTVDAVARAIAPGLGRATGHPIVVENVVGAGGIPGTTQVVKAARDGLTLGMISSNHVINPGIYKSIPYDTLRDITPIAVLATVPLVLVVNPKLPVKNVAELLAYAKAHPGTLNYGSAGNGSTLHLAGELMIAETGIDMRHVPYRGTGPLVTDLMGGQVQLGFVSISQVAPQIKAGGLRALALSTPTRSPALPDVPTMAQAGAPRYSFDAWIALVGPAGLPKATVDGYAAAVKTAMDSPEARAAIAGQGLMVLDKGPDTAPAFFQSELAKHQALVKQSGATLD, encoded by the coding sequence ATGAGCATTTCCCGGACCAAACGCCTGGCGCTGCAAGCGCTGCTGGTGTCGATGACTCCGCTGCCGCTGGCAGCCCTTGCACAGCCGGCGCCTAGCGACAGGCCGGTGCGCGTGGTCGTGCCGCTGGCGGCCGGCTCCACGGTGGACGCGGTGGCACGCGCCATCGCGCCCGGCCTGGGCCGCGCCACCGGCCATCCGATCGTGGTCGAGAACGTCGTCGGTGCGGGCGGCATTCCCGGCACCACGCAGGTCGTCAAGGCGGCCAGGGACGGGCTGACGCTGGGCATGATCTCCTCGAACCACGTGATCAATCCCGGCATCTACAAGAGCATCCCCTACGACACCCTCAGGGACATCACGCCGATCGCGGTGCTGGCCACGGTGCCGCTGGTGCTGGTCGTCAATCCCAAGCTGCCGGTGAAGAACGTGGCCGAGCTGCTGGCCTATGCCAAGGCGCATCCCGGCACGCTGAACTACGGCTCGGCGGGCAACGGCAGCACGCTGCATCTGGCGGGCGAATTGATGATTGCCGAAACCGGCATCGACATGCGGCATGTGCCCTACCGCGGCACCGGCCCGCTGGTCACCGACCTGATGGGCGGGCAGGTGCAGCTGGGTTTCGTCTCGATCTCGCAGGTGGCGCCGCAGATCAAGGCCGGCGGGCTGCGCGCCCTGGCCCTCTCCACGCCCACGCGCTCGCCGGCGCTGCCCGATGTGCCGACCATGGCCCAGGCCGGCGCGCCCAGATACAGCTTCGACGCCTGGATCGCGCTGGTCGGCCCGGCCGGGCTGCCCAAGGCCACGGTGGACGGCTATGCCGCCGCCGTGAAGACCGCCATGGACTCGCCCGAAGCCAGGGCCGCGATTGCCGGCCAGGGCCTGATGGTGCTGGACAAGGGGCCGGACACCGCGCCGGCCTTTTTCCAGAGCGAGCTGGCCAAGCACCAGGCACTGGTCAAGCAGTCCGGCGCAACGCTGGATTGA
- the rraA gene encoding ribonuclease E activity regulator RraA: MKLSTADLCDQNPQARACVAPWQSYGGRSAFGGRVVTVRAFEDAGLIRQKLEMPGHGCVLVVDAGGSLQRAVLGDRMAASGARNGWAGVLVHGAVRDTVALAAMDFGVVALGRVPARGTGHGTGECDVALRIAGVDIHPGQLLALDADGVVVMPDTP, translated from the coding sequence ATGAAGTTATCCACAGCCGATCTCTGCGACCAGAACCCGCAGGCGCGCGCGTGCGTCGCGCCCTGGCAATCCTATGGCGGGCGCAGCGCCTTCGGCGGGCGCGTCGTCACCGTGCGCGCTTTCGAGGATGCCGGCTTGATCCGGCAAAAGCTGGAGATGCCGGGCCATGGCTGCGTGCTGGTCGTGGACGCGGGTGGATCGCTGCAGCGCGCGGTGCTGGGCGACCGCATGGCGGCTTCGGGCGCACGCAATGGCTGGGCTGGCGTGCTGGTCCACGGCGCGGTCAGGGACACCGTGGCGCTGGCGGCAATGGACTTCGGCGTCGTGGCGCTGGGCCGCGTGCCGGCGCGCGGCACGGGCCATGGAACGGGAGAATGCGACGTGGCGCTGCGCATCGCGGGGGTGGACATCCACCCCGGGCAGCTGCTGGCGCTGGATGCCGACGGAGTCGTCGTGATGCCCGATACGCCCTGA
- a CDS encoding cob(I)yrinic acid a,c-diamide adenosyltransferase, with product MGNRLTQIATRTGDDGTTGLGDNTRVSKNSGRPHAMGDVDELNSHLGLLLCEPLPQDVRELLIDIQHQLFNLGGELSIPGFELLKDDALLQLDNALAHYNAQLPRLQEFILPAGTRAAAQAHVCRTVARRAERMVVALEQAEAMRPAPRQYLNRLSDLLFVLARVLNRMQGGDDVYWKSERLAKAGGAA from the coding sequence ATGGGCAACCGCCTCACACAGATCGCCACGCGCACCGGAGACGACGGCACCACCGGCCTCGGCGACAACACCCGCGTTTCGAAGAACAGCGGCCGCCCGCATGCGATGGGCGATGTCGACGAGCTCAATTCGCATCTCGGCCTGCTGCTGTGCGAGCCGCTGCCGCAGGACGTGCGCGAGCTGTTGATCGATATCCAGCACCAGCTGTTCAACCTGGGCGGCGAACTGTCGATCCCGGGCTTCGAGCTGCTCAAGGACGACGCGCTGCTGCAGCTGGACAACGCGCTGGCGCACTACAACGCGCAGCTGCCGCGGCTGCAGGAATTCATCCTGCCCGCGGGCACGCGCGCGGCCGCGCAGGCCCATGTCTGCCGCACGGTGGCGCGGCGCGCCGAGCGCATGGTGGTGGCGCTGGAGCAGGCCGAGGCGATGAGGCCCGCGCCGCGCCAGTACCTCAACCGGCTGTCGGATCTGCTGTTCGTGCTGGCGCGCGTGCTCAACCGCATGCAGGGCGGCGACGACGTGTACTGGAAGAGCGAGCGGCTGGCAAAGGCCGGCGGCGCAGCCTGA
- a CDS encoding FAD-binding oxidoreductase encodes MNSPVAAQHLLPATALRPVPAAFLDALAARFGAQCSQSLAVREQHGRDEGALQAPPPSAVVFAESTQDVVDAVKLASEHEVPVIPYGAGSSIEGHLLAVQGGISLDVSRMNRVLSINAEDLTVTVQPGISRKQLNEAIRDTGLFFPIDPGADASIGGMTATRASGTNAVRYGTMRENVLALEVVTASGEVIRTGTRAKKSSAGYDLTRLMVGSEGTLGIATEITVRLYPLPEAVSAAVCSFPSIEAAVRTVIQTIQLGVPIARVELIDANSVRLVNAYSKTTLREEPMLLMEFHGTPAGVKEQAETVQDIASEFGGQSFEWASTPEERTRLWTARHNAYFAAVSSVPGCRAISTDTCVPISRLADCLLDSVTEADASGIPYFLVGHVGDGNFHFGYLLDPNQPEQAGKAEALNHQLVMRALSMGGTCTGEHGIGLHKMDFLVEETGAGAIDMMRAIKKALDPKSILNPGKIFTL; translated from the coding sequence ATGAATTCTCCCGTTGCCGCCCAGCACCTGCTGCCCGCCACCGCGCTGCGCCCCGTGCCTGCCGCCTTTCTCGATGCCCTCGCGGCGCGCTTTGGCGCCCAGTGCTCGCAATCCCTGGCCGTGCGCGAGCAGCATGGTCGCGACGAGGGCGCGCTGCAGGCGCCGCCGCCCAGCGCCGTGGTGTTTGCCGAAAGCACCCAGGACGTGGTCGATGCGGTGAAGCTGGCCAGCGAACATGAAGTGCCGGTCATTCCCTATGGCGCGGGCTCGTCGATCGAGGGCCATCTGCTGGCCGTGCAGGGCGGCATCAGCCTCGACGTCAGCCGCATGAACCGCGTGCTCAGCATCAATGCCGAAGACCTCACGGTGACGGTGCAGCCCGGCATCTCGCGCAAGCAGCTCAACGAGGCCATCCGGGACACCGGCCTGTTCTTCCCCATCGATCCGGGCGCCGACGCCAGCATCGGCGGCATGACCGCCACGCGCGCCAGCGGCACCAACGCCGTGCGCTACGGCACCATGCGCGAGAACGTGCTGGCGCTGGAAGTCGTCACGGCCAGCGGCGAAGTCATCCGCACCGGCACGCGCGCCAAGAAAAGCAGCGCCGGCTACGACCTCACGCGCCTGATGGTCGGCAGCGAGGGCACGCTGGGCATCGCCACCGAGATCACGGTGCGCCTGTACCCGCTGCCCGAGGCCGTCTCGGCCGCCGTGTGCTCCTTCCCCAGCATCGAGGCTGCGGTGCGCACCGTCATCCAGACCATTCAGCTGGGCGTGCCGATCGCGCGCGTGGAGCTGATCGATGCGAATTCCGTGCGTCTGGTCAACGCCTACAGCAAGACCACGCTGCGCGAGGAGCCGATGCTGCTGATGGAATTCCACGGCACGCCCGCCGGCGTCAAGGAGCAGGCCGAGACCGTGCAGGACATCGCCAGCGAGTTCGGCGGCCAGTCCTTCGAATGGGCCAGCACCCCCGAGGAGCGCACGCGCCTGTGGACCGCGCGGCACAACGCCTACTTCGCCGCCGTGAGCTCCGTGCCCGGCTGCCGCGCGATCAGCACCGACACCTGCGTGCCGATCAGCCGCCTGGCGGACTGCCTGCTGGACTCGGTCACCGAGGCCGATGCCAGCGGCATCCCGTATTTCCTGGTGGGCCATGTCGGCGATGGCAATTTCCACTTTGGTTATCTGCTCGATCCCAACCAGCCTGAGCAGGCGGGGAAGGCTGAGGCGCTGAACCATCAGTTGGTGATGCGTGCGCTGAGCATGGGTGGTACGTGTACCGGTGAGCACGGCATTGGATTGCACAAGATGGATTTTCTTGTGGAGGAAACCGGTGCGGGTGCGATCGATATGATGCGGGCCATCAAGAAGGCGCTGGATCCGAAGAGTATTCTCAATCCGGGGAAGATTTTCACGCTCTGA
- a CDS encoding MFS transporter: MNASPSLSAQAPAAVPLRQDARTIGLIGLAHGSSHFFHLLLPPLFPWLIADFGYSYSELSVLLSVFFVVSGVGQALSGFLVDRVGARPILFAALTSFTVAGVIASSATGYAMLLLASVFAGLGNAPFHPVDFTILNKRVSAQRIGHAFSVHGISGNLGWALAPVFMAGITTATGSWRTACLCGAALAAIVLLIVVLNRDALDDRKPLVQPDAAARAAAAANAPTEHPMAFLRLPSVWLCFSFFFWSTCALSAIQSFASPALQSMYGLPLGLTALVATGYMLFGAAGMLMGGFLVGRVQRLEKLIAVSMLASAVLLAIVGTGLLPGYVGLAVAAVAGLGTGIAGPSRDMLIKKAAPPGATGRVYGTVYSGLDLGFCLAAPVFGAMLDAHIYGGVFFGSAATLALSVVSAAFVGQRVAQRYAAT, from the coding sequence ATGAATGCTTCCCCATCCCTTTCCGCCCAGGCCCCGGCGGCCGTGCCGCTGCGCCAGGATGCGCGCACCATCGGCCTGATCGGCCTGGCCCATGGTTCCTCGCACTTCTTCCACCTGCTGCTGCCGCCCCTGTTTCCCTGGCTCATCGCCGATTTCGGCTACAGCTATTCCGAGCTCAGCGTGCTGCTGTCGGTGTTCTTCGTGGTGTCGGGCGTGGGACAGGCGCTGTCGGGTTTCCTGGTGGACCGCGTGGGGGCGCGTCCGATCCTGTTCGCGGCGCTGACCAGCTTCACGGTGGCTGGCGTGATCGCGAGTTCGGCCACCGGCTATGCCATGCTGCTGCTGGCCTCGGTGTTTGCCGGGCTGGGCAATGCGCCCTTCCATCCAGTGGACTTCACCATCCTCAACAAGCGCGTCTCGGCGCAGCGCATCGGCCATGCGTTCTCGGTGCATGGCATCTCCGGCAATCTTGGCTGGGCGCTGGCGCCGGTGTTCATGGCGGGCATCACCACGGCCACGGGCTCGTGGCGCACGGCCTGCCTGTGCGGCGCGGCGCTGGCGGCCATCGTCCTGCTGATCGTGGTGCTCAACCGCGACGCGCTCGACGACCGCAAGCCGCTGGTCCAGCCCGATGCCGCGGCCCGCGCCGCGGCGGCGGCCAATGCGCCCACCGAGCATCCCATGGCCTTTTTGCGCCTGCCCTCTGTGTGGCTGTGCTTCTCCTTCTTCTTCTGGAGCACCTGCGCGCTCAGCGCGATCCAGAGCTTCGCCAGCCCGGCGCTGCAGTCGATGTACGGCCTGCCCCTGGGCCTGACGGCACTGGTGGCCACGGGCTACATGCTGTTTGGCGCGGCTGGCATGCTGATGGGCGGCTTTCTCGTCGGCCGGGTGCAGCGGCTGGAGAAGCTGATCGCGGTGAGCATGCTGGCGTCGGCGGTGCTGCTGGCCATCGTCGGCACGGGGCTGCTGCCAGGTTATGTGGGGCTTGCCGTGGCCGCCGTCGCTGGCTTGGGAACGGGCATTGCCGGGCCTTCGCGCGATATGTTGATCAAGAAGGCTGCGCCTCCTGGGGCTACCGGGCGCGTCTATGGGACGGTGTACTCAGGGCTGGATCTGGGCTTTTGTCTGGCGGCGCCGGTGTTCGGGGCGATGCTCGATGCGCACATCTATGGCGGGGTGTTCTTCGGGTCGGCGGCGACGTTGGCGTTGAGTGTGGTGTCGGCGGCGTTTGTGGGGCAGAGGGTGGCGCAGCGGTACGCTGCGACCTAA
- a CDS encoding argininosuccinate lyase, with protein MGARARRATQTLCALGLATLAQLALAQESKRDDFYWLGQINKASAVINTEEGLLDKAAAPRIAKGLQSVLAAGDAPNGKRPSSVITFEPLLIEAAGVEATLLHAGRSSQDMLATVRSAIQRDNLLRLAQQLRQTRAQLLQLAQAHTSTIVPNYTNGVAAQPNSYGHYLLGHLAGFDRDAQRLHEAFARLDQSAMGTTVLNGTSWPLNRERMAKYLGYPATVDNAYDAAQILAAEMPAEIGAVASSIALHVGAFVEDVMVQYAQPRPWILLREGGGNTYVSSAMPQKRNPGLLNDTRVHASRVLTLGIGRLITQHNIPPGMSDSKPTRDSAAMVDTTLAMLQSFDRVLKGLVVSPERALEELNLDWTASQEVADVLMREHRLPFRVGHHFASEMVSFAKDRNIKPSDFPYAEAQRLYAATVKHEMQVENARFPMSESAFRAALDPVAIVRDRATAGGPQPREMARMIAQAQQRLAQEDQWIAERRGRIDAAQQQLDRDFARLAAQ; from the coding sequence CTGGGCGCCAGGGCGCGCCGCGCCACGCAAACGCTTTGCGCGCTGGGCCTGGCCACGCTGGCCCAGCTGGCGCTGGCGCAGGAAAGCAAGCGGGATGACTTCTACTGGCTCGGCCAGATCAACAAGGCCTCGGCAGTGATCAACACCGAGGAAGGCCTGCTCGACAAGGCCGCCGCCCCGCGCATTGCCAAGGGCCTGCAGAGCGTGCTGGCCGCGGGCGACGCGCCCAATGGCAAGCGCCCCAGCTCGGTCATCACCTTCGAGCCGCTGCTGATCGAGGCCGCGGGTGTCGAGGCCACCTTGCTGCACGCCGGCCGCTCCAGCCAGGACATGCTGGCTACCGTGCGCTCGGCCATCCAGCGCGACAACCTGCTGCGCCTGGCGCAGCAGTTGCGCCAGACCCGCGCCCAGCTGCTGCAGCTGGCGCAGGCGCACACCAGCACCATCGTGCCCAACTACACCAATGGCGTGGCCGCGCAGCCCAACAGCTACGGCCACTACCTGCTCGGGCACCTGGCTGGTTTCGACCGCGACGCGCAGCGCCTGCACGAGGCCTTCGCGCGGCTGGACCAGTCGGCCATGGGCACCACGGTGCTCAACGGCACCAGCTGGCCGCTCAACCGCGAGCGCATGGCGAAGTACCTCGGTTATCCTGCCACGGTGGACAATGCCTACGACGCGGCGCAGATCCTGGCCGCCGAAATGCCCGCCGAGATCGGCGCCGTGGCCTCCAGCATCGCGCTGCACGTGGGCGCCTTCGTCGAGGACGTGATGGTGCAGTACGCGCAGCCCCGGCCCTGGATCCTGCTGCGCGAAGGCGGCGGCAACACCTATGTCTCCAGCGCGATGCCGCAAAAGCGCAACCCCGGGCTGCTCAACGACACGCGGGTCCATGCCTCGCGCGTGCTGACCCTGGGCATCGGCCGGCTGATCACCCAGCACAACATCCCGCCGGGCATGAGCGACAGCAAGCCCACGCGCGACTCTGCGGCGATGGTGGACACCACGCTGGCCATGCTGCAGTCCTTCGACCGCGTGCTCAAGGGCCTGGTGGTGAGCCCGGAACGCGCGCTGGAAGAGCTCAATCTCGACTGGACCGCCTCGCAGGAGGTGGCCGATGTGCTGATGCGCGAGCACCGCCTGCCCTTCCGCGTGGGCCACCATTTCGCCTCCGAGATGGTGAGTTTTGCCAAGGACCGCAACATCAAGCCCAGCGACTTCCCCTATGCCGAGGCGCAGCGCCTGTACGCGGCCACCGTCAAGCATGAGATGCAGGTCGAGAACGCGCGTTTCCCGATGTCTGAAAGCGCATTCCGCGCGGCGCTGGACCCGGTGGCCATCGTGCGCGACCGCGCGACGGCCGGCGGCCCGCAGCCCAGGGAGATGGCGCGCATGATCGCCCAGGCGCAGCAGCGGCTGGCGCAGGAAGACCAGTGGATCGCCGAGCGCCGCGGCCGCATCGACGCGGCGCAGCAACAGCTCGACCGCGACTTTGCGCGGTTGGCTGCGCAGTAA